The following proteins are co-located in the Candidatus Deferrimicrobiaceae bacterium genome:
- a CDS encoding PLP-dependent aspartate aminotransferase family protein, producing MKKGKSIETIAAQAGVGADKAYGAVSVPIYPSAIYRYEKFGVHKGYDYSRAENPTRHALEQVIADLEGGRRAVSFASGMAAISAVMTMFRAGDHILCSDDLYGGTYRLFEQLLRPYGLTFDYVDMGDPKAIARKVGKKTRALFIETPTNPLMKIADLRGVSEVAKKKGILSIVDNTFMSPLLQRPLALGIDVVVHSATKFLGGHNDVIGGAVVASDPAIGERLAFAQKAAGAVPSPFDCWLLLRGIKTLAVRVERAQENAQEIAEFLTGHPGVSRVYYPGLPGHPRRDLHFSQASGAGSVISFDLADEKKVPAFLNRLKTVLLAESLGGVESLVTHPATMTHADIPVEDQAAVGLFPTLVRLSVGIERADDLIADLGQALR from the coding sequence ATGAAAAAGGGAAAGTCGATCGAGACCATCGCAGCGCAGGCCGGCGTCGGGGCCGACAAGGCGTACGGAGCGGTGAGCGTCCCGATCTATCCATCGGCGATCTACCGGTACGAAAAGTTCGGCGTGCACAAGGGGTACGATTATTCACGCGCCGAGAACCCGACGCGGCATGCGCTCGAGCAGGTGATCGCCGACCTCGAAGGCGGCCGCCGGGCGGTTTCTTTCGCGTCCGGGATGGCTGCGATCTCCGCCGTCATGACGATGTTCCGCGCGGGCGACCACATCCTTTGTTCCGACGACCTTTACGGCGGCACTTATCGGCTGTTCGAGCAACTGCTCCGGCCGTACGGGCTCACGTTCGACTACGTCGACATGGGCGACCCGAAGGCGATCGCGCGGAAGGTCGGAAAGAAGACGAGGGCGCTATTCATCGAGACGCCGACCAATCCGCTGATGAAGATCGCCGATCTTCGAGGGGTGTCGGAGGTCGCGAAGAAGAAGGGCATCCTGTCGATCGTCGACAATACGTTCATGTCGCCGCTGCTCCAGCGTCCGCTGGCGCTGGGCATCGATGTCGTGGTCCACAGCGCGACGAAGTTCCTCGGCGGCCACAACGACGTGATCGGCGGGGCGGTGGTCGCATCGGATCCGGCGATCGGGGAGAGGCTGGCGTTCGCCCAGAAGGCGGCCGGCGCCGTGCCGTCGCCCTTCGACTGCTGGCTGCTGTTGCGGGGGATCAAGACGCTGGCGGTCCGGGTGGAGCGGGCCCAGGAGAATGCGCAGGAGATCGCCGAATTCCTGACGGGGCATCCGGGCGTGTCGCGGGTGTATTACCCGGGACTGCCCGGCCACCCGCGCCGCGACCTGCATTTTTCGCAGGCGTCGGGCGCCGGCTCGGTGATCTCGTTCGACCTGGCGGATGAGAAGAAGGTTCCCGCTTTCCTGAACCGGTTGAAGACGGTGCTTTTGGCCGAAAGCCTGGGCGGTGTCGAGTCGCTCGTGACGCACCCGGCGACGATGACCCACGCGGACATCCCCGTAGAGGACCAGGCGGCTGTCGGGTTGTTCCCGACGCTCGTGCGGCTGTCGGTCGGGATCGAGCGCGCCGACGACCTGATCGCCGACCTCGGGCAGGCGCTCCGGTAG